The segment ACGGCAGTGTGTCCAACActgaattgaaactttttataCGAACgattacaaaacatcaaaaatgaaaACCCCCAAACCAGATTTAACCGGCAGTGTGAGAGTGATTAACCGTTGTAGGATCTTTGCCTGGACATTTATATGATCTGAATTGAAGAACAACTGAAATCTTTGATCAAAGCTTTAAAAAGAAAGGAAATCAAAGACCATATAACTGGGGAGAAGCAACACGGAAGCAGAAAATACTGTATCTTCGATGGTGGGACTTCAAATGAACGTCTTTATTGGGGGTCTCCCATGATGTACAAAGACAATGACTATTGCATTAAATCGTCGGTTGAATAGTTCTGATTGGTTCAACAACATACCAAACCTGAAGAGCAACCATCAATTCATGAGTCCAAACCGTTGATAGACGAAATTGAATCAATGGCGTAATAGATGAAGGGAAAATCCATGTGATAATctaaaaataaaatgaagcttAAAGTGAATACGAAGGTAGGGGCATAGAAAGAAACGAAAATAGGGTTGAAGTCCATTACCTGAACCGATTGCAGGTGTGGGTGCTATCTAGGGCCCGAGTGCGTCGAGATATCGATGCTATGTAGGAGATGGAAGCGATGAATGTGAAGATGAGTAACAGGTGTTGACCTCTTCGCTTGATCGGAAGCCAGGAAGTGGAATTGATAAAAGAATAATTTGAAGGAACATATCGTCGACGGTGGTGAAGACGGTAAGCACAAGTGTGGAGGAGGTGGTCTGGTGATACCAAGAGATGTCTTTGTGGGGTTTTCTGGATGAGAAGAAAGGGGACAGAAAACGTATCACATCCAGAACATGTATCGCTTCCTGAAAGAAGCGGTGATCACACCTGGCGTACACACCGACCAGGCAATCCAATATGTATTGGTTTAGATCCGCCGCGGTGGAAAGAACACATATCcaccaaaaataaacaaaatggcAAAATATAACTTCTAAAAGAAAAGATATAGAATTGTTAGCACAAATAAGACACAGTTGAACATGTATGTATTGAACATGTATATATAAAGTTGAACATGTATATATAAAGGAATGATAATTTTTGTCAAATTCTTAGCAAATTACTGTAGATAAGGTAGgggaattttaatatatatatatatatatatatatatatatgagaaaagtgaatatacccttaagggtatataagcttaggtattcAAACTCATCTTAATACgccgttttgtttgatatattcattataatgctcTTTAACTTCAATTCCTAACTTGATTTACAATtaagattttcgaaatttcatTATTATCTTTTTTTATATCACATCTTTTTGACAAAGACCTAataggctatatatattatagttgaaaatgaaaattatgtaagaggaagataaatgtgaaatttataaatATCTTAGAAGTAAATCAAGTCataagttgaattataagaacattggacaattatatatatatatatatatatatatatatatatatatatatatatatatatatatatatatatatatatatataacttccaAAGTAGAttgcttatgaataaagaaatggacacgtgtcgcTTGATCATTGGTTCTAGCATATGTTGCCCTAATTGTTCATTTTCCATTGAAcctacttctatatatatatatatatatatatatatatatatatatatatatatatatatatatatatatatatatatatatatatatatagagagagagagagagagagagagaggagggctcaattgagaaaaaaaaaggttgataatgggggaatcattctcagccaatcatttatttttgtcacaaaagcctccaacctAGCGGCGGAAATCCGAAAtgaatgcacatgtgttttccaacaaaacatgtttccttaaactatgctaacattaccttaatatatacaaaaacatattttttttgttttttatttttatttttaagaagctatttttatcgaaaaataattttaaatataccaaaattcatgaatttttattctctacaaatagacattcatattgatatagttttaagataaaataaaaaaattattttttttatattttcagctatcgttattcgtaagtgaataaaaataaatcaggtttttactacagtacatttgTTATTGACtaatgaataaaaactatgattaatttttttttacaatttaagtatcattcatatatgaatataacatgtactaaacatagtatattcatatttaaatattagacgatgcattcacttgtgaatattacatagtatattcacttgtgaatgttagatgatatattcacttatgaatattagatgatattttcatatgtgaatattatatagtattacatggtatagcaCATGAGAAtagtacatagtatattcacttgtgaatattagatcgtatattcatttatgaataatagTTGGTATATTCATACGTGAATATTGcacagtatattcatatatgaatattacaaggtgttttcagaaatatatacaatttttatatgttattcacatatgaataacatacagacttgcatatttgttttgtgttttaataatcacatattgattcaggtgagaaaacatattcatatatgaatataacatggtaatttagtttatgcatttcatcaaacagttggagtgcatacaagttaactttttaaaaaatgtgataaatatgatactttgactatttaaatcttacaaaataatAGATTGGTAgagaaatatatgaaaattttcaaacaaaaaatgatttgatctttttctaaccttaatttcgatgttttatttgatgatcgatgttgaatgaatgatacgaattgaattttttgttaattatcgatgatgttgatctaatgatGTTGGaagtataattaatcatagatgttgaagatatgctcatattcaagcagaattgaaggttggattgaaagagcaaaaaacgaatttttgttgtcAACTGTTGAATGCTGTTGATAAACGtgttattgacgaagatcgatgattgagTAACACAGGATGACGTTGATCAatgatttaattgaagaaatctggatgattgttgaaggttggaggagaaatttgGATGATAAGGATCGATTAAAATGAATTTCAACTGTTATCTAATTCTCTACACTTACGTATTTGTGATTGAAGActattatatcatatttacaagtttgcaccgtgtctttttatgcttagattaaatgagtaggtgagaatgattccctcattctcaaccttttttattttctcaattgaacccacctatatatatatatatatatatatatatatatatatatatatatatatatatatatatatatatatatatatatatatatatatatatatatatacacacacggtATTTAAATCATCTTGACATGATCTAAAATATTtgtatttaaatgttttttttattcaaaatctaTCGAAACCTTTGGATACTCAGGTGGGACAATTCTATATTAAACTAATTAGATCTACATGTTCTGATTTGGGATAAAACCAAAATTTCCTTAGGAATATGAAATATATAAGAAAATACATATTCATGTTGGGTGAATTTGATATACATGGAAAGTCAGGGACTGATCTGCAATTACTAAGAACTTGATACATCTTATTTTTTGGGAGTGTTTATTTGAAATAGATGAAAGATTAGGGACTGAAATTTAATTGCATAAATATTGTATGCCATTTCAGTTAGGGGGAAAGTTAAAAGGGTTCAAATGCTAGGGTTTTGGAGAATCAAATTGCTCCGCTAAGCTTACCATCAATCGGGAGCTATAATCATCAATGGCGAATCGTACGGACCCATCTGCGAAAAGCATACATGGAACGAACCCCCAAAACCTCGTTGAGAAGATATTGAGATCCAAAATTTACCAAAACACATATTGGAAGGAGCAGTGTTTCGGTTTGACAGCTGAGACGCTTGTGGACAAGGCCATGGAGTTGGATCACCTCGGCGGCACCCACGGCGGAAATCGCAAACCGACGCCGTTCATCTGCCTCGTCATGAAGATGCTCCAGATCCAGCCTGATAAAGAAATCGTCGTCGAATTCATCAAAAACGAAGATTACAAGTCAGTCATCTTCATTCCTCTTTGCTTTttaatagatttttttttaaattatgaaaTTGCTCGCATCTCTACACTTCCGTATTGTACTCCGTTTTCCTGAACATTATCGTTTGTTGAGCAGATATGTACGAATCCTTGGAGCCTTTTACTTGCGACTTACAGGCACAGATATTGATGTCTACCGGTATCTAGAGCCTTTGTACAATGATTACAGGAAACTGAGACGCAAATTAGGCGATGGAAGTAAGCCTTTTGTGCTAGAATTATGCCTTTCTGAACTTCGTTCTGCTATTTCTTGGTATACTGATGTATCTTGCTATATATTTCTTTGATTTACCAGAATATTCCTTGACACATGTGGATGAGGTTATTGATGAACTCTTGACAAAAGATTATTCCTGTGATATTGCTCTTCCACGCATAAAGAAAAGGTACATCAATTTTCCTTTTTCATTTCCTCTTCCAACATTATCCAGTTTACATTGATCCGCATGCTCATGTATGTCATATGagaaaaaaataatgaaattaagAGTGATTTTGGTCATTAACAGGCTTACCATTGAAGCAATTGGCGCTTTAGAACCTAGAAAAAGTGCACTTGAAGATGAttttgaggaagaagaggaaaaaGATGAGGATGAGCAACCCATGGATACAGATGTTGGGGGTCACGAAAAGGTTTAAATCTATCTGCATAACAACTTCTATACATAATTTAATCACTtgctattatagtttataactaATTTTTTGCGAATGTAGGATTATTATCGCGGACAAAGCCCAACAAAGGAAAGAGAGCGAGATAGGAAACGTGACAGCCATAGACATAGGTATTGCAGTATTACTATTACTTGCTCTTTGTTATCCATTCTACACTTTCATGTAGCTAGTTTGTTTTTTGATCTTTGTAGTAATTTTATCATCATGAAAAATATAATTGTGGAAGCTGTTTTCAATCTTCTGCCCTTGGGTGGACCCACATCACACTGGGTTATCAATTATCATTGTCTTGAGCTTTCATAGGCTGAAGGCGATGTAAACAGCTTCCTAAATCAACAGATTATGATCCTGCCAGGTTTCTCTGTACTGACAGTGTACAGATGAGAAGTATGATGGATTGCACattcttgtttgtttgtttattatatCATTCTACATTGCAATTTGAAAAATCTACTTATATAAGCAATTTTCACAGATAGATTTTCTTAAGAGTACAAAAATGTTATAATATAGTATTTTGTTTTTTGGTTTCAGGGACCGAGATGTTGATAGAGAGTATGAGAGAGATTATGATTATGAGCGAGAGCGTGGAAGAGGGCGTGATAGGGACAGAGACAGGGACCGTTATCGTGGGAGAGATGAAAGGGATTACGGGAGGGAGAGACGTGGCGGCAGGAGGAGGAGCCGCTCCCGGAGTAGAAGCCGGAGCAAGGACAGAAAGGAACGGGGTCGGGATGATGGGGAGGAGAGGCGGAGGAGACATGGGCGGGATAGGGATAGAGATAGGGACAGGGACAGCAGTGGTAGCCCTAGAAGGATGCAAGATGATGTGAAACCagccaagaagaagaaagagaaggagaaggagaagaagaaagatgaTGGAACGGATCATCCGGATCCTGAGATTGCAGAAGCTAATAGGATTCGGGCTTCACTTGGTTTGAAGCCTCTCAGGCCATGACAACAAAATAGACATGACATAAAGAAGCatggttttgattttttattGGACTTTGTTGTTAATGGAATACATGATATAATTGTTGTAATCTTCTATAAATATGAGATTGAATCATTTTAGGATGTTATATTTTTTAGTCGAtcagtttaatatatatattttttagtttCACCAATTATTTTGCAATTTTTGATCTTGAAAAACTGGTAACTGGATAATAGGTTTTCGCTTGACAAACACAACTTAAGCTG is part of the Lactuca sativa cultivar Salinas chromosome 7, Lsat_Salinas_v11, whole genome shotgun sequence genome and harbors:
- the LOC111894942 gene encoding pre-mRNA-splicing factor 38, whose protein sequence is MANRTDPSAKSIHGTNPQNLVEKILRSKIYQNTYWKEQCFGLTAETLVDKAMELDHLGGTHGGNRKPTPFICLVMKMLQIQPDKEIVVEFIKNEDYKYVRILGAFYLRLTGTDIDVYRYLEPLYNDYRKLRRKLGDGKYSLTHVDEVIDELLTKDYSCDIALPRIKKRLTIEAIGALEPRKSALEDDFEEEEEKDEDEQPMDTDVGGHEKDYYRGQSPTKERERDRKRDSHRHRDRDVDREYERDYDYERERGRGRDRDRDRDRYRGRDERDYGRERRGGRRRSRSRSRSRSKDRKERGRDDGEERRRRHGRDRDRDRDRDSSGSPRRMQDDVKPAKKKKEKEKEKKKDDGTDHPDPEIAEANRIRASLGLKPLRP